From a single Stackebrandtia endophytica genomic region:
- a CDS encoding glycoside hydrolase family 2 protein — MTELLTRWGAQLDPEEILPEYPRPQLVRDSYLNLNGRWDYVITPAEVTEPDRFDGTILVPFSPEAPLSGVDRQLLPDQRLWYRRTFELPPGFRRDRVLLHFGAVDESCQVFLNGSSVGSHSGGYWPFHCDITDALEDGVNTILVAVRDSTDTDGHAHGKQRLERGGIWYTAQSGIWQTVWLESVPTSHITSLSVTPHLDDESIEITVYSSGAEERAQITIRDGEEIVATARINSGQPTMIPLARPRMWSPEDPHLYDLTVQLGDDEVGSYFGMRSFGIGEDDAGVPRILLNGRPYFHAGVLDQGYWPDGLYTAPSDAAMIHDIATMKDLGYTMLRKHIKIEPLRWYYHCDRLGMLVWQDLVNGGGPADPQVAKVPRGAHLDDTDLERFGRADRGNRKEFRRQLRQTVALLRNVVSLAVWVPFNEGWGQFEAAAITEELAGLDPTRLIDQASGWHDQGGGDFRSIHVYIDRFETPTDEDARILALTEYGGYSLRIDGHLWGEETFGYRGYETLEQLGDAFRSLHTEQIIPAIPEGLSATVYTQLSDVEDEINGLLSYDRAVTKPTAQLIREVNRRLRL, encoded by the coding sequence ATGACCGAACTTCTCACCCGATGGGGCGCTCAGCTGGATCCCGAGGAGATTCTTCCGGAGTATCCACGGCCGCAACTGGTTCGAGACAGTTATCTGAATCTCAACGGGCGCTGGGACTACGTGATCACTCCGGCGGAGGTCACCGAGCCCGACCGGTTCGACGGCACGATTCTCGTACCGTTCTCCCCGGAGGCGCCGTTGTCGGGCGTCGATCGGCAACTGCTCCCCGATCAGCGGCTGTGGTATCGCCGCACCTTCGAACTGCCGCCGGGCTTTCGGCGGGACCGGGTTCTGTTGCATTTCGGAGCGGTGGACGAATCCTGCCAGGTATTCCTCAATGGATCATCGGTGGGATCCCACTCCGGTGGTTACTGGCCGTTTCACTGCGACATCACCGATGCCCTCGAAGACGGCGTCAACACCATCCTGGTCGCCGTACGCGACAGCACCGACACCGATGGGCACGCACACGGAAAGCAGCGGTTGGAACGGGGTGGCATCTGGTACACCGCGCAGTCCGGAATCTGGCAGACGGTGTGGCTGGAGAGCGTGCCGACCAGCCACATCACCTCACTGTCGGTGACCCCGCATCTGGATGACGAGTCCATCGAGATCACCGTCTACTCCAGCGGCGCGGAGGAGCGGGCGCAGATCACCATCCGAGACGGTGAGGAGATCGTCGCCACCGCGCGAATCAATAGTGGACAGCCGACGATGATTCCGTTGGCCAGGCCACGGATGTGGTCACCCGAGGATCCGCACCTGTACGACCTGACCGTCCAATTGGGTGACGACGAGGTGGGCAGCTACTTCGGCATGCGTTCCTTCGGCATCGGCGAGGACGATGCCGGCGTTCCACGGATACTCCTCAATGGTCGGCCCTATTTCCACGCCGGAGTCCTCGATCAGGGCTACTGGCCCGACGGGTTGTACACCGCGCCGTCCGACGCGGCGATGATCCACGACATCGCGACCATGAAGGACCTCGGCTACACGATGCTGCGCAAGCACATCAAGATCGAGCCGCTTCGCTGGTACTACCACTGCGACCGGCTGGGCATGCTCGTGTGGCAGGACCTGGTCAACGGCGGTGGCCCCGCCGACCCGCAGGTCGCCAAGGTGCCGAGGGGCGCACACCTGGACGACACCGACCTGGAGCGGTTCGGCCGCGCCGATCGCGGCAACCGCAAAGAGTTCCGCCGTCAACTGAGACAGACGGTCGCGCTGCTGCGCAACGTGGTGAGCCTCGCGGTATGGGTGCCGTTCAACGAGGGTTGGGGGCAGTTCGAGGCCGCCGCTATCACGGAGGAATTGGCCGGTTTGGATCCGACCCGCCTGATCGACCAGGCCAGTGGATGGCACGACCAGGGCGGCGGGGACTTCCGCAGCATTCACGTCTACATCGACCGTTTCGAGACTCCCACCGACGAGGACGCCCGCATCCTCGCGCTCACCGAGTACGGCGGCTACAGCCTCCGGATCGACGGACACCTCTGGGGCGAGGAGACCTTCGGATATCGCGGTTACGAAACCCTGGAGCAACTCGGCGACGCGTTCCGGTCACTGCACACCGAGCAGATCATTCCGGCTATCCCGGAGGGATTGAGCGCGACCGTCTACACCCAACTGTCTGATGTCGAGGATGAGATCAACGGTCTGCTCAGCTACGACCGGGCGGTCACCAAGCCCACGGCGCAGTTGATCAGGGAGGTGAACCGGCGCCTACGGCTGTAG
- a CDS encoding GNAT family N-acetyltransferase, translating into MTNYAAVITDFWQTMFRGDVRYGDETVTVTANPDLAHDRRAMVLETVEGPAALVVTPDLAERLDFSGRPDLSELRRRLSDVDITLHGADHLFYFTRAARDRLLAEGPADHVRQLTRQDVDLFDAFTSSASESDLDDAFVELDHWAVFGVFEDGRLVAAASMYPWQKSTLADVGVLTLPSYRGRGHARHVVRAICRYAYHQRHQPQYRCQLDNDASVALARSAGLTRFGQWDVVAE; encoded by the coding sequence ATGACGAACTACGCAGCAGTTATCACCGATTTCTGGCAGACGATGTTTCGTGGTGACGTCCGCTACGGGGACGAGACGGTCACCGTGACCGCGAACCCCGACCTCGCCCACGACCGGCGAGCCATGGTGCTGGAGACCGTCGAGGGGCCGGCCGCACTCGTGGTGACCCCCGACCTCGCCGAGCGGTTGGACTTCTCGGGACGCCCCGACCTGTCGGAACTGCGCCGCAGACTGTCCGATGTCGACATCACTCTTCATGGTGCCGACCACCTCTTCTACTTCACCCGGGCGGCACGAGATCGGTTGCTGGCCGAAGGACCCGCCGACCACGTCCGGCAGCTGACCCGGCAGGACGTCGATCTGTTCGACGCGTTCACCTCCAGTGCCTCCGAATCGGACCTCGACGATGCCTTCGTGGAGCTCGATCATTGGGCCGTGTTCGGTGTCTTCGAGGACGGACGCCTGGTCGCCGCCGCCAGCATGTACCCGTGGCAGAAGTCCACTCTGGCCGATGTCGGGGTGCTGACACTGCCGTCGTATCGGGGCCGGGGCCACGCCCGCCACGTCGTTCGCGCCATCTGCCGATACGCCTACCATCAGCGGCACCAACCGCAGTACCGCTGCCAGCTGGACAACGACGCCTCGGTGGCACTGGCCCGGTCGGCCGGACTGACCCGGTTCGGGCAGTGGGACGTGGTCGCCGAATAA
- a CDS encoding SigE family RNA polymerase sigma factor has protein sequence MADFDDFVRGRGGALLRFAFLLCGDRHRAEDLVQEALMRCHHRWRRIERLAGPEAYVRKVILRQFLSWRRLRSSREIAADRIPDRRVDGEADTFAERSAIRDVLGSLPRRQRAVLVLRFYEDLPDGAIADLLGCSPATVRVHAGRALASLRRHPEFTASGVDHD, from the coding sequence ATGGCGGACTTCGATGACTTCGTGCGGGGGCGCGGCGGCGCGCTCCTGCGGTTCGCCTTCCTGCTGTGCGGTGACCGACACCGCGCGGAGGATCTGGTGCAGGAGGCCTTGATGCGCTGTCATCACCGGTGGCGTCGAATCGAGCGGCTCGCAGGACCGGAAGCCTACGTGCGCAAGGTGATTCTGCGACAGTTCCTGTCGTGGCGGCGGCTTCGTTCGTCCCGGGAGATCGCCGCCGACCGGATTCCCGATCGTCGCGTGGACGGCGAAGCCGACACCTTCGCCGAACGCAGTGCGATCCGGGACGTTCTGGGATCGCTGCCCCGTCGACAACGCGCGGTCCTGGTTCTGCGTTTCTACGAGGATCTACCCGACGGTGCAATCGCGGACCTGTTGGGCTGTTCCCCCGCCACCGTGCGGGTGCACGCCGGCCGAGCGCTGGCGTCCCTGCGCAGGCACCCGGAGTTCACGGCGAGCGGGGTCGACCATGACTGA
- a CDS encoding N-acetylmuramoyl-L-alanine amidase: protein MPEAHISRRRALLLAAGGLAAVPLLGVGQALADTSTSAKPRVYIDPGHGGTDPGAVGNGLQEKNLTLAIALGVRDHLNANWDVDIRMSRTTDLTRSLSYRSSDANSWGADIFVSVHINAGGGTGFESFRYTSASAGSVALQNAMHPQILAGMRTSGSITDRGRKTGNLHVLRETRMPAILTENLFIDRAADAALLKSSAFLAATARGHAQGIAQYLGLGGGTPSPTWPTLRNGSSGENVRTLQYLLLQHNQNLVVDGSFGPATESAVRTVQSSRNLTVDGVVGPKTWTSIVVTRRQGDNGDAVRGIQRSLSSKHGIATTVDGSFGPGTDTSVRTFQSRKKLTVDGVVGPISWQALLG from the coding sequence ATGCCCGAAGCACACATCAGTCGACGCCGCGCCCTCCTTCTCGCGGCCGGCGGCCTGGCGGCCGTCCCACTTCTCGGTGTCGGCCAAGCGCTCGCCGACACCTCCACCTCGGCGAAGCCCCGGGTGTACATCGACCCAGGTCACGGCGGAACCGACCCGGGAGCCGTCGGCAACGGCCTCCAGGAGAAGAACCTGACGCTGGCGATCGCGCTCGGAGTGCGCGACCACCTCAACGCCAACTGGGACGTCGACATCCGGATGTCCCGCACCACCGACCTGACCCGCAGCCTCAGCTACCGGTCCTCCGACGCGAACTCCTGGGGCGCCGACATCTTCGTCAGCGTCCACATCAACGCCGGCGGCGGCACCGGATTCGAGAGCTTCCGCTACACCAGCGCCTCAGCCGGATCGGTGGCGTTGCAGAACGCGATGCACCCGCAGATCCTGGCCGGAATGCGCACGTCCGGATCCATCACCGACCGGGGTCGCAAGACCGGCAACCTCCACGTGCTGCGGGAGACCCGGATGCCGGCGATCCTCACCGAGAACCTGTTCATCGACCGGGCGGCCGACGCCGCGCTGCTCAAGAGCTCCGCGTTCCTGGCCGCCACCGCTCGCGGGCACGCCCAAGGCATCGCGCAGTACCTCGGACTCGGCGGCGGAACGCCCAGCCCGACCTGGCCGACGCTGCGCAACGGCTCCTCCGGCGAGAACGTTCGCACGTTGCAGTACCTGCTGCTGCAACACAACCAGAACCTCGTCGTCGACGGATCGTTCGGCCCGGCCACCGAAAGCGCGGTGCGCACGGTACAGAGCAGCCGAAACCTCACCGTCGACGGCGTCGTCGGTCCGAAAACCTGGACGTCGATCGTCGTGACGCGTCGCCAGGGCGACAACGGTGACGCGGTGCGCGGCATCCAGCGGTCGCTGTCGAGCAAGCACGGCATCGCCACCACCGTGGACGGCAGCTTCGGGCCGGGCACCGACACCTCGGTCCGCACCTTCCAGTCCCGGAAGAAACTGACCGTCGACGGCGTCGTCGGTCCGATCTCCTGGCAGGCCCTACTGGGGTAA
- a CDS encoding alpha/beta hydrolase, with translation MTDLAQNTEETQSPRRPRRWRRLVTVTLVVLIVLLGGVVGGAGWYFSGEVVNVTHGEYDYPVTVAAVNGTEVTLPVTDETTRPGVWGLHWPEGRALLGDVLRIEDGFVVRPIQRILYGTLTAGTATRIDLWAVGEDPETAFGIPYETVDIDTELGGAPAWYVPADGDTWVIAVHGRNAGPREALRIIPTLHAAGMPVLSITHRNDEGAPASPDGLHHLGDTEWRDVAAAVDYAVAAGASDVVLYGWSMGGAVVMTAARRMDDRDLVSGVILDSPVLDWGSTLDKQGAQRSVPAPIVTVAKWLVEWRVDLDLTDLDQRRFAAEVAIPILLFADLDDETVDVAASLEFAEAVDPALMTLVTTTAGHTASWNENPAGYESAVTKFVTDR, from the coding sequence GTGACCGACCTTGCCCAGAACACCGAAGAAACACAGTCGCCCCGACGCCCTCGACGATGGCGCCGCCTCGTGACCGTCACGCTGGTCGTCCTCATCGTCCTGTTGGGTGGTGTGGTCGGGGGTGCCGGTTGGTACTTCTCCGGTGAGGTCGTCAACGTGACACACGGTGAATACGACTACCCCGTGACCGTGGCGGCGGTCAACGGCACCGAGGTGACTCTGCCGGTGACCGATGAGACCACCCGCCCCGGTGTGTGGGGCCTTCACTGGCCCGAGGGCCGGGCGCTGCTGGGCGACGTGCTGCGCATCGAGGACGGCTTCGTGGTCCGTCCGATCCAGCGGATCCTCTATGGAACCTTGACGGCCGGTACCGCGACTCGGATCGACCTCTGGGCCGTCGGTGAGGATCCCGAGACGGCCTTCGGTATTCCCTATGAGACGGTCGACATCGACACCGAGCTGGGAGGCGCCCCCGCCTGGTATGTTCCCGCCGACGGTGACACCTGGGTGATCGCGGTGCACGGCCGCAACGCCGGCCCCCGGGAGGCGCTGCGGATCATCCCAACGCTGCATGCGGCCGGTATGCCGGTATTGTCCATCACCCATCGCAACGACGAGGGCGCCCCGGCATCCCCGGACGGCCTGCATCACTTGGGCGACACCGAATGGCGCGACGTGGCGGCCGCGGTCGACTACGCGGTTGCCGCAGGGGCCTCCGATGTGGTGCTTTACGGCTGGTCCATGGGTGGTGCGGTGGTCATGACGGCGGCGCGGCGCATGGACGACCGCGACCTGGTCAGCGGGGTCATCCTGGATTCTCCGGTCCTGGACTGGGGATCCACTCTCGATAAACAGGGTGCGCAGCGTTCGGTGCCCGCCCCGATCGTCACGGTCGCCAAATGGTTGGTCGAGTGGCGGGTCGACCTGGACTTGACCGATCTGGACCAACGTCGGTTCGCCGCCGAGGTGGCGATCCCGATCCTGCTGTTCGCCGATCTCGACGACGAGACCGTGGACGTCGCGGCGAGCCTCGAGTTCGCCGAGGCCGTCGATCCGGCGCTCATGACCCTCGTGACGACGACGGCCGGCCACACCGCCTCCTGGAACGAGAATCCCGCCGGTTACGAGTCGGCGGTGACCAAGTTCGTCACCGACCGGTGA
- a CDS encoding pyridoxal phosphate-dependent decarboxylase family protein codes for MDPKLADDHAAFADLLAVVAEDAARYAVGLEDRPAAVTAEPVEHPSLPERGVGLSGALDRFAREWEPGLSGSAGGRYLGFVTGGATPAAVAGDWLTSVFDQNAAGDGVSASDALERHTLTWLAEMLGLPSAMPGSFVTGATMSNVVGLAVAREWLGEQLGVSVFEAGVAALGEITVLSATPHSSIYKALSLLGIGRGALRIVQSLPGREAVDPAALRADLAALNGRPAIVVANSGTVNTADFDDLSSVGRLREDFPFWLHVDAAFGGFAALSPEHAHLVHGLHLADSICVDLHKWLNVPYDSGVQFTHRTDLQARVFHNHAAYLGEPGDDPGFVHLTPENSRRMRALAAWFTLTAYGRSGHREIVERDIAAARRFGDLVDELPTVRLLDPVRLNVVCFTLTERPTTERVSALLETVAESGDAFLTPTIHRGLPAIRAAFSNWRTTPADVDRVAAALVTALEA; via the coding sequence GTGGACCCCAAACTCGCCGACGATCATGCCGCGTTCGCGGACCTGCTGGCCGTGGTCGCCGAGGACGCCGCTCGGTACGCCGTGGGACTCGAGGATCGGCCCGCCGCGGTGACCGCCGAACCCGTCGAGCACCCGTCGCTGCCCGAGCGGGGTGTGGGGCTCTCCGGTGCCCTGGACCGGTTCGCCCGGGAATGGGAGCCGGGGCTGTCGGGCAGCGCCGGCGGACGCTACCTGGGGTTCGTCACGGGAGGGGCGACTCCCGCCGCCGTCGCCGGTGACTGGTTGACCAGCGTGTTCGATCAGAACGCCGCCGGTGACGGGGTCTCCGCCTCCGACGCGCTGGAGCGCCACACCCTGACCTGGTTGGCGGAGATGCTGGGACTTCCCTCGGCCATGCCGGGCAGCTTCGTCACCGGTGCAACCATGTCGAACGTGGTTGGGCTGGCTGTGGCGCGAGAATGGCTCGGCGAACAACTCGGTGTGTCGGTATTCGAGGCCGGAGTCGCCGCGCTCGGAGAGATCACCGTCCTGTCCGCGACTCCACATTCCAGTATCTACAAGGCACTGTCGCTGTTGGGCATCGGTCGCGGTGCGCTGCGCATCGTTCAGTCGCTGCCGGGCCGGGAAGCCGTTGACCCCGCCGCACTTCGGGCCGACCTGGCGGCGTTGAACGGGCGACCTGCGATCGTGGTGGCCAATTCCGGCACCGTCAACACCGCCGACTTCGACGATCTGTCCTCAGTGGGCCGACTGCGCGAGGACTTCCCGTTCTGGTTGCACGTCGATGCGGCTTTTGGAGGCTTCGCGGCACTGTCGCCGGAGCACGCCCATCTGGTGCACGGTCTTCACCTGGCCGACTCGATCTGCGTCGATCTGCACAAGTGGCTCAATGTTCCCTACGACTCCGGAGTGCAGTTCACCCACCGGACCGATCTGCAGGCACGGGTGTTCCACAACCACGCCGCCTACCTGGGGGAACCCGGAGATGATCCGGGATTCGTGCACCTGACACCGGAGAACTCCCGGCGGATGCGGGCGTTGGCGGCCTGGTTCACCCTCACCGCCTACGGCAGGAGCGGGCACCGCGAAATCGTGGAACGTGATATCGCCGCCGCCCGACGCTTCGGCGACCTGGTCGATGAGCTGCCCACCGTCCGACTGCTCGATCCGGTGCGGCTCAACGTCGTCTGCTTCACCCTCACCGAACGTCCCACCACCGAGCGGGTTTCGGCCCTGTTGGAGACCGTCGCCGAGTCCGGCGACGCGTTCCTGACCCCGACTATCCACAGGGGCCTCCCCGCGATCCGAGCCGCCTTCAGCAACTGGCGGACCACCCCGGCCGACGTCGACCGTGTCGCCGCCGCCTTGGTGACCGCATTGGAAGCGTGA
- a CDS encoding DHA2 family efflux MFS transporter permease subunit yields the protein MTESQRSPAADTKLDAGVLKVAGVVVLGAIMSILDITVVNVALPTFQVDLGSPDNPVSYAHVAWTVTAYTLSLATVIPLTGWAADRFGTKRLYLLALVLFTAGSVLCAAANDINMLIAFRVVQGLGGGMLMPLGMTIMTRAAGPQRMGRLMAIMGIPMLLGPIMGPILGGWLIEAVSWHWIFLINLPIGVIALVYAFFVLPSDKAKASERFDLIGMLLMSPGLALFLFGVSTIPDEGTVTATRVWVPMLIGAVLIIAFVLYSFRPKHPLLDLRLFANRDLTVSVITVFLFGAAFFGGLLLVPTYFQQIRGEDTLHAGLLVAPQGLGAMLTMPIAGRLADRIPVGRIVPFGLLLIVAGMFPLTQISADTSYGFLLSCLFVLGLGMGATMTPLMTAALRTLTDQKVARGTTLLNISQQIASSIGVAIMSVLLTNGLKESPLAQAAIGAQRDPSIAEQLGPQAIATGLAEGADAFASTYWVAWAMMLLTLIPALFLRRKRQPPTEQGDAAPTSVVIH from the coding sequence TCGACATCACGGTCGTCAATGTCGCGCTGCCGACATTCCAAGTTGATCTGGGAAGCCCGGACAACCCGGTCTCCTACGCCCACGTCGCCTGGACCGTGACGGCGTACACCCTGTCGCTGGCCACCGTGATTCCGTTGACCGGTTGGGCCGCCGACCGGTTCGGCACCAAACGGCTGTACCTGTTGGCCCTGGTGCTGTTCACCGCCGGTTCGGTACTGTGCGCCGCCGCCAACGACATCAACATGTTGATCGCCTTCCGGGTCGTGCAGGGCTTGGGCGGTGGAATGCTGATGCCGCTGGGCATGACGATCATGACCCGGGCCGCCGGTCCACAGCGGATGGGCCGCCTCATGGCGATCATGGGCATCCCGATGCTGCTGGGACCGATCATGGGCCCGATCCTCGGCGGTTGGCTGATCGAGGCGGTGTCGTGGCACTGGATCTTCCTGATCAACCTGCCGATCGGCGTGATCGCATTGGTCTACGCCTTCTTCGTGTTGCCGTCCGACAAGGCCAAGGCGTCGGAGCGTTTCGACCTCATCGGCATGCTGCTGATGTCGCCGGGCTTGGCGTTGTTCCTGTTCGGCGTGTCGACGATCCCCGATGAGGGCACCGTGACGGCCACCCGGGTCTGGGTGCCGATGCTGATCGGCGCGGTGCTGATCATCGCGTTCGTGCTCTACTCGTTCCGGCCGAAACATCCGCTGCTGGACCTGCGGTTGTTCGCCAACCGCGACCTGACCGTATCGGTGATCACCGTCTTCCTGTTCGGTGCGGCGTTCTTCGGCGGCCTGCTGCTGGTTCCGACCTACTTCCAGCAGATCCGCGGCGAGGACACTCTGCACGCGGGGTTGCTGGTGGCACCGCAGGGGCTGGGCGCGATGTTGACGATGCCGATCGCGGGCCGCCTCGCCGACCGCATACCGGTGGGCCGGATCGTTCCGTTCGGACTGCTGCTGATCGTGGCGGGCATGTTCCCGCTGACCCAGATCAGCGCCGACACCTCCTACGGCTTCCTGTTGTCCTGCCTGTTCGTGTTGGGGCTCGGCATGGGTGCGACGATGACGCCGTTGATGACGGCGGCGCTGCGAACCCTCACCGACCAGAAGGTGGCGCGGGGGACGACCCTGCTCAACATCAGTCAGCAGATCGCCAGCTCGATCGGTGTGGCCATCATGTCGGTTCTGCTGACCAACGGCTTGAAGGAGTCGCCGTTGGCGCAGGCGGCCATCGGTGCTCAACGCGATCCGTCGATCGCGGAGCAGTTGGGGCCGCAGGCGATCGCGACCGGACTCGCCGAGGGGGCCGACGCATTCGCCTCGACCTACTGGGTCGCCTGGGCGATGATGCTGCTGACCCTGATTCCGGCGCTGTTCCTGCGCCGCAAGAGGCAACCCCCGACCGAGCAGGGGGACGCGGCCCCGACCTCGGTCGTGATCCACTGA
- a CDS encoding serine hydrolase domain-containing protein — MPRYPMPKNHLSQSHLSRRPLSRHLPSRNSPAIPRRDLLRLLSIAAVIPPLSAVLGGCESSTGDPVRDIENLLADRLADNANLTLGVVADGEVRYRGDFGSIDRERDLPATSRSVYDIGSVTKQFTAAAVLALEMDGALRVTDSVADHLPELNRTDVTIHHLLTHTSGLVDVLGADDDPVGRDDFIAEAAATPPTSPPGRYAYSNVGYSLLGAIIERATDLSYEEYLARRLFAPAAMTDTGYVLPQWDSRDIVVEYDERSRPHGRPNEQPWANDGPYWNLRANGGVLSTADDMCRWLLALDGTDILSEPMATKMFTPHTPEEDDSSWYGYGWVILEESGHRLAWHNGGNDRSYSEILRDLDTGTALFWSTNQVADIDAWDLAESDLTFELLTVLRRFGW, encoded by the coding sequence ATGCCTCGATACCCCATGCCTAAAAACCATCTATCTCAAAGCCATCTGTCTCGACGCCCCCTGTCTCGACACCTCCCGTCTCGCAACTCCCCGGCGATCCCCCGGCGTGATCTGCTGCGCCTGCTGTCCATCGCGGCGGTGATTCCACCGTTGTCGGCGGTACTCGGCGGCTGTGAGTCCTCGACCGGGGATCCGGTGCGCGACATCGAGAACCTGTTGGCCGACCGATTGGCCGACAACGCCAACCTGACCCTGGGGGTGGTCGCCGATGGGGAAGTCCGCTACCGGGGCGACTTCGGCAGCATCGATCGTGAACGCGATCTGCCCGCGACCTCCCGCTCGGTGTACGACATCGGTTCGGTCACCAAGCAGTTCACCGCCGCAGCCGTGTTGGCGCTCGAAATGGACGGCGCGCTGCGGGTGACCGACTCCGTCGCCGATCACCTCCCCGAGTTGAACCGGACCGATGTGACGATTCACCATCTGCTCACCCACACCTCCGGGCTGGTGGACGTCCTCGGTGCGGATGACGACCCGGTCGGTCGTGACGACTTCATCGCCGAGGCGGCGGCGACCCCGCCGACCTCGCCACCGGGTCGCTACGCGTACTCGAATGTGGGCTACAGCCTTCTCGGCGCGATCATCGAGCGGGCCACCGATCTATCCTATGAGGAGTACCTGGCGCGGCGACTGTTCGCTCCTGCCGCCATGACCGACACCGGCTATGTTCTGCCGCAATGGGATTCCCGAGACATCGTCGTTGAGTACGACGAACGGTCCCGACCGCACGGACGACCCAACGAACAGCCTTGGGCCAATGACGGTCCATACTGGAACCTTCGAGCCAACGGCGGAGTCCTGTCCACCGCCGACGACATGTGCCGCTGGCTGCTGGCCCTGGACGGCACCGACATTCTCTCCGAACCGATGGCGACGAAGATGTTCACCCCGCACACTCCCGAGGAGGACGACTCCAGCTGGTACGGCTACGGCTGGGTCATCCTGGAGGAATCCGGGCACCGCCTCGCCTGGCACAACGGCGGCAACGACCGGTCCTACAGCGAGATCCTGCGCGACCTCGACACCGGCACCGCGCTGTTCTGGTCCACCAACCAGGTCGCCGACATCGATGCATGGGATCTCGCCGAGTCCGACCTGACCTTCGAGCTTCTGACCGTCCTCCGCCGGTTCGGTTGGTGA
- a CDS encoding macro domain-containing protein — MNVVGVMGKGLALQFKRAFPTNFSVYRDACQRGELQAGVILAVRVDDRWIVNLPTKRHWRQPSRLSDVAAGLDGLVEFVLSNPVESVAIPPLGAGNGGLPWPRVRRPHSRETGAARPVDQVVSTGRLRPVSRRTARPTQATLHSGLACNHNEAGRSTVTVG; from the coding sequence GTGAACGTCGTCGGCGTCATGGGAAAGGGCCTCGCCCTACAGTTCAAGCGGGCCTTTCCCACGAACTTCTCCGTCTATCGCGACGCCTGTCAGCGGGGAGAGCTCCAGGCGGGCGTGATACTCGCGGTCCGGGTCGACGATCGTTGGATCGTGAACCTTCCGACGAAGCGCCACTGGCGCCAACCCTCCCGGCTGTCGGATGTCGCGGCCGGTCTGGACGGACTCGTCGAGTTCGTGCTGTCGAACCCGGTTGAGAGCGTCGCGATCCCGCCGTTGGGCGCCGGCAACGGCGGGTTGCCCTGGCCTCGGGTTCGCCGACCTCATTCACGAGAAACTGGAGCCGCTCGACCTGTCGATCAGGTTGTATCAACCGGCCGCCTCCGGCCGGTGAGCCGACGAACCGCCCGACCAACACAAGCGACTTTACACAGTGGACTGGCGTGTAATCACAACGAGGCTGGTCGCAGCACGGTTACCGTCGGGTAG